The Kitasatospora sp. NBC_00374 genome has a segment encoding these proteins:
- a CDS encoding rhodanese-like domain-containing protein: MTTLISRDELAAAIAADAVTVLDTLGGEYYAQQHLPGAVALVRADVDAQAPALLPDRDAAIVTYCSNPACPNSGQVADRLTALGYTDVRKYREGIQDWVEAGLPVETA, translated from the coding sequence ATGACCACACTCATCTCCCGTGACGAACTGGCAGCGGCGATCGCGGCCGACGCCGTGACCGTCCTGGACACGCTCGGCGGCGAGTACTACGCACAGCAGCACCTGCCCGGCGCCGTCGCCCTGGTCCGGGCCGACGTCGACGCGCAGGCGCCCGCCCTGCTCCCGGACCGCGACGCCGCCATCGTCACCTACTGCTCCAACCCGGCGTGCCCGAACAGCGGCCAGGTCGCCGATCGGCTCACGGCGCTCGGGTACACCGATGTCCGCAAGTACCGCGAGGGCATCCAGGACTGGGTGGAGGCCGGCCTGCCCGTCGAGACGGCCTGA
- a CDS encoding class I SAM-dependent methyltransferase, with product MTTAAAARLELRQAEALREHYARTIDAWRRTLEERRAEFVALVGVPAFRLWRLYLVGSSQAFAQRRTGVDQILAVRPAPDGSAALTATPAQWYR from the coding sequence ATGACCACCGCCGCGGCGGCCCGGCTCGAACTCCGCCAGGCCGAGGCCCTGCGCGAGCACTACGCCCGCACCATCGACGCCTGGCGACGCACCCTGGAGGAACGCCGGGCGGAGTTCGTCGCCCTGGTCGGCGTTCCGGCCTTCCGGCTCTGGCGGCTCTACCTGGTGGGCAGTTCGCAGGCCTTCGCGCAGCGCCGGACGGGCGTCGACCAGATCCTCGCCGTCCGCCCCGCCCCGGACGGTTCCGCAGCCCTCACGGCCACCCCCGCGCAGTGGTACCGGTGA
- a CDS encoding DUF1295 domain-containing protein, whose protein sequence is MLAAFAVGLRTGRHRGVDVAWGLGFAAVALTGYGLSAGHGDAGRRALVTALVLVWGARLSAHIARRSRGADEDPRYAAMLARAPAGSRGWYALRKVYLLQTGILWFVSLPVQAAQYLPDRLGPLAFAGTALWAVGLFFEAVGDRQLTRFKADPANRGLVMDRGLWRYTRHPNYFGDACVWWGLFLFAAQAPIGWACLPGVLLMTWLLAFGSGKPLLERQLSERKPGWADYAARTSGFLPLPPRRGRSRAG, encoded by the coding sequence ATGCTCGCCGCGTTCGCGGTCGGCCTGCGGACCGGCCGGCACCGCGGCGTCGACGTCGCCTGGGGCCTGGGCTTCGCCGCGGTCGCCCTGACCGGCTACGGCCTGTCGGCCGGCCACGGCGACGCCGGGCGCCGCGCCCTGGTCACCGCGCTGGTGCTGGTCTGGGGAGCGCGGCTGTCCGCCCACATCGCCCGGCGCTCCCGCGGCGCCGACGAGGACCCGCGCTACGCGGCCATGCTCGCCAGGGCGCCCGCGGGCTCCCGGGGGTGGTACGCCCTGCGGAAGGTGTACCTGCTGCAGACGGGGATCCTCTGGTTCGTCTCGCTGCCCGTCCAGGCCGCCCAGTACCTGCCGGACCGGCTCGGACCGCTCGCCTTCGCGGGCACCGCCCTGTGGGCGGTCGGCCTGTTCTTCGAGGCGGTCGGCGACCGGCAGCTGACCCGCTTCAAGGCCGACCCGGCCAACCGGGGGCTGGTCATGGACCGCGGCCTGTGGCGGTACACCCGCCACCCCAACTACTTCGGCGACGCCTGCGTCTGGTGGGGCTTGTTCCTGTTCGCGGCCCAGGCCCCGATCGGCTGGGCCTGCCTGCCCGGCGTGCTCCTGATGACCTGGCTGCTCGCCTTCGGCAGCGGAAAACCCCTGCTGGAACGGCAGCTGAGTGAACGCAAACCAGGCTGGGCCGACTACGCGGCCCGCACCAGCGGCTTCCTCCCGCTGCCCCCGCGCCGCGGCCGTTCCCGGGCCGGCTGA
- a CDS encoding TetR/AcrR family transcriptional regulator — MTHDSNGPQSGSATPLELLRTPPPKERADAARNRAAVLEAAGRLFAEHGVEAVSMDQVAAAAGVGKGTLFRRFGDKSGLAAALLDARERVLQEAVLQGPPPLGPGAPAGERLTAFLDAYLDYLLEHLALVRMSETATPGARYRIGAYRFWHRHLAILLTATPDPDHTAHALLAPLAADHVAALLPELGEQRMRDGLRRLARAAM, encoded by the coding sequence GTGACTCACGACAGTAACGGACCGCAGTCCGGTTCGGCAACACCGTTGGAACTGCTGCGCACCCCGCCGCCCAAGGAGCGCGCGGACGCCGCCCGCAACCGGGCCGCAGTACTGGAGGCGGCCGGCCGGCTCTTCGCCGAGCACGGCGTCGAGGCCGTGTCCATGGACCAGGTGGCCGCGGCCGCCGGCGTCGGCAAGGGCACCCTGTTCCGCCGCTTCGGCGACAAGTCGGGCCTGGCCGCCGCGCTGCTCGACGCCCGCGAACGCGTCCTCCAGGAAGCCGTCCTGCAGGGCCCGCCCCCGCTCGGCCCCGGAGCCCCGGCCGGCGAACGCCTCACCGCGTTCCTCGACGCCTACCTCGACTACCTGCTGGAGCACCTCGCGCTGGTCCGGATGTCCGAGACCGCCACCCCCGGCGCCCGCTACCGCATCGGTGCCTACCGCTTCTGGCACCGCCACCTGGCCATCCTGCTCACCGCCACCCCCGACCCCGACCACACCGCCCACGCCCTGCTCGCCCCCCTCGCCGCCGACCACGTCGCCGCACTCCTCCCGGAACTCGGCGAACAGCGCATGCGGGACGGCCTGCGGCGGCTCGCCCGCGCGGCGATGTGA
- a CDS encoding PKD domain-containing protein has translation MRIRRALGLTAAGATVVLTVPVPALADTADTLYVNNAAPAHCSDDGPGTQAQPFCTVTAAANVVEPGQTVQVRYTQGYLEEVHLTRSGTPDKPITFVGTPASTTGSIGKLPLVGKGAHAFVVSGVHDVVVRQFAVRSTLDGVTVTDSARVTVDANTFGSDVRGAAVRVTGQSDHVTVSRNRLYQSAGVVAEGGAHGTVVTTNDLSRTLSGVRGTDAPGLTVVHNTVAFACGPSVTLDGASTGAVVENNVLTAHNGESLSTGPATTCGADTGGRGESEVVVAAAATAGTTVDFNVVHPFADASAYTWAGTAYRSPQSLTAATGQAGHDADQDVRFNPGNLPERNTLLETATAAIDSADPAAPGTLPADLDGRAALDDPLVANTPGGTGRDRGAHELEGLHSAYLQTMGINGSPDMGPPPLDIRLTASVTNSWPTKVTYTYEFDDGSAPLVTTDSSVVHTYTAVGAYHPTVTATDELGVRVVSPQLAYVYVNRPGPLVPVLNVRPVESGPALTYWADSSYSSGPWRIRDFRADFGDGTVVSSGVLQHTYARPGTYTVTLTETDEGGRTASVSKVVDVDYTDAQKALRSGERVRVLAQTSNDGLSDGQANYTSGSWGPFAKIAPADPAPVSVAAAYTANGNLHAVRTAFDGMVEVADWDRTGTLWGNWSAVPGKVPAGLNPSVTQVAAASIGNKLHVVALAEGRIFEAVGDYDSGRWSGWGEITAATWLHAPVGRIAVAAIGNTLHVAALGADGHLRVADGDYTRGTWSNGDLTAYIGSPSGITELSAAAIGSKFHVLALAGGNVHQATGDYAAGTWTSWANVSDAIGLGGSVTRLSAAATGNTLHLYGVGNGHLHNANGDYTAGRWSAWADVTAPGRNVPESGITGLAVAGS, from the coding sequence TTGCGCATACGCCGCGCCCTCGGCCTGACGGCCGCCGGGGCCACCGTCGTTCTCACCGTCCCGGTACCCGCGCTCGCGGACACCGCGGACACGCTCTACGTCAACAACGCCGCCCCCGCCCACTGTTCGGACGACGGCCCGGGCACCCAGGCACAGCCGTTCTGCACCGTCACCGCCGCGGCGAACGTCGTCGAGCCGGGACAGACCGTCCAGGTCCGCTACACCCAGGGGTACCTCGAGGAGGTCCACCTGACCCGCTCGGGCACCCCCGACAAGCCGATCACCTTCGTCGGCACGCCGGCCTCCACCACCGGATCGATCGGCAAGCTCCCGCTCGTCGGCAAGGGCGCCCACGCCTTCGTCGTCTCCGGGGTGCACGACGTGGTGGTCCGCCAGTTCGCCGTCCGCAGCACGCTCGACGGGGTGACCGTGACGGACTCCGCCCGGGTCACGGTCGACGCGAACACCTTCGGCTCCGACGTGCGCGGGGCGGCGGTCCGGGTCACGGGGCAGAGCGACCACGTCACGGTGAGCCGCAACCGGCTCTACCAGTCGGCCGGTGTGGTGGCCGAGGGCGGCGCGCACGGCACGGTGGTCACCACCAACGACCTCTCCCGCACGCTGAGCGGCGTCCGGGGCACCGACGCGCCCGGTCTGACGGTCGTGCACAACACCGTCGCGTTCGCCTGCGGCCCGAGCGTCACGCTGGACGGCGCCTCCACCGGCGCGGTCGTCGAGAACAACGTCCTGACGGCCCACAACGGCGAGTCGCTCTCGACCGGACCGGCCACCACCTGCGGGGCGGACACCGGCGGGCGGGGCGAGTCCGAGGTCGTGGTCGCGGCCGCCGCCACCGCCGGCACCACCGTCGACTTCAACGTCGTCCACCCGTTCGCCGACGCCTCGGCCTACACCTGGGCGGGGACGGCCTACCGCTCCCCGCAGTCGCTGACCGCCGCCACCGGCCAGGCCGGCCACGACGCCGACCAGGACGTCAGGTTCAACCCGGGCAACCTGCCGGAGCGCAACACGCTGCTCGAGACGGCCACGGCCGCCATCGACTCGGCCGACCCGGCCGCGCCCGGAACGCTCCCCGCGGACCTCGACGGCAGGGCGGCCCTGGACGACCCGCTGGTCGCCAACACCCCCGGGGGCACCGGCCGAGACCGCGGCGCCCACGAGCTCGAAGGCCTGCACAGCGCCTACCTCCAGACCATGGGGATCAACGGCTCCCCGGACATGGGGCCGCCGCCGCTCGACATCCGACTCACCGCCAGTGTCACCAACTCCTGGCCCACCAAGGTCACCTACACGTACGAGTTCGACGACGGCAGCGCGCCGCTGGTGACCACGGACTCGTCCGTCGTGCACACCTACACCGCGGTCGGCGCCTACCACCCGACCGTGACCGCCACGGACGAGCTGGGCGTGCGCGTGGTCAGCCCGCAGCTCGCGTACGTCTACGTGAACCGTCCCGGCCCGCTGGTGCCGGTGCTCAACGTCAGGCCCGTGGAATCCGGGCCCGCGCTGACCTACTGGGCCGACAGCAGCTACAGCTCGGGCCCGTGGAGGATCCGCGACTTCCGGGCGGACTTCGGCGACGGGACCGTCGTCAGCTCCGGCGTCCTGCAGCACACGTACGCCCGCCCCGGCACCTACACGGTGACGCTCACCGAGACGGACGAGGGCGGCCGAACGGCCAGCGTCAGCAAGGTGGTGGACGTCGACTACACCGACGCCCAGAAGGCGCTGCGGTCCGGGGAGCGGGTCCGCGTCCTGGCCCAGACCTCGAACGACGGGCTCTCGGACGGCCAGGCGAACTACACCAGCGGCAGCTGGGGCCCGTTCGCCAAGATCGCCCCGGCCGACCCCGCACCGGTCTCGGTCGCCGCCGCGTACACCGCGAACGGCAACCTGCACGCCGTCCGGACCGCGTTCGACGGCATGGTCGAGGTCGCCGACTGGGACCGCACCGGCACCCTGTGGGGCAACTGGTCCGCCGTCCCGGGCAAGGTCCCGGCCGGGCTGAACCCGTCCGTCACCCAGGTGGCCGCCGCGAGCATCGGCAACAAGCTGCACGTGGTCGCGCTCGCCGAGGGCCGGATCTTCGAGGCCGTCGGCGACTACGACAGCGGCCGCTGGAGCGGGTGGGGCGAGATCACCGCCGCCACCTGGCTGCACGCCCCGGTCGGCCGGATCGCGGTGGCCGCCATCGGCAACACCCTGCACGTCGCGGCCCTCGGCGCCGACGGGCACCTGCGGGTCGCCGACGGCGACTACACCCGCGGCACCTGGAGCAACGGCGACCTCACGGCGTACATCGGCAGCCCGAGCGGCATCACCGAACTGTCCGCCGCCGCCATCGGGTCGAAGTTCCACGTCCTCGCGCTGGCCGGCGGAAACGTCCACCAGGCCACCGGCGACTACGCCGCAGGCACCTGGACCAGTTGGGCGAACGTGTCCGACGCCATCGGCCTCGGCGGCTCGGTCACCCGGCTGAGCGCCGCCGCCACCGGCAACACCCTCCACCTGTACGGCGTCGGCAACGGCCACCTCCACAACGCGAACGGCGACTACACCGCCGGCCGCTGGTCCGCCTGGGCCGACGTCACCGCGCCCGGCCGCAACGTCCCGGAATCCGGTATCACCGGACTGGCCGTGGCCGGTTCCTGA